A genomic region of Methanothermobacter sp. CaT2 contains the following coding sequences:
- a CDS encoding AAA family ATPase gives MAVWQENLKRLLNQKEVLILHGNIRDTAYIKDDGSLIRGLTDLINSIGAELGYDRTVSWGTFFDHEERGHSPIWSLERITPLKGGQPDIRETESQDRVSDVLHRWLEDEVKSIDERTIFVINYIDKITGYCPDGMYSQDTAELVTIIQKIIENISENNRLIMVSLRDTMVPVEYYTNSPRVAVMEIPLPDKTERHLYYSTSLSLNNVQSDQIDLLSNITEGLYMKDLENILSDVLAEIDENGELSSSTLKKIVNRYRIGTEEDPWSRIPLIGPPKGLIDSAENWFLERVIGQDHAVREIVNAIKKARAGVVGLASGGQSKPKAAFFFAGPTGVGKTFLAKKLAEYLFDTEEAFLRFDMSEFKEEHTVSKLIGSPPGYIGYDEGGQLTKAIKNRPFSVILFDEIEKAHPKILDIFLQILDDGRLTDSRGQTVFFTESVIIFTSNIGTRTVDSRGNPVSEQNELDDIINDRSLSESERDRRVREHFTRAVREFFTHEISRRELLNRIGSHIIAFNYLDKANFQRGIIQSKLEDLSDNFRDKFSNKGYRLNFQEEVVDYFLKKHADSISEFGGRGLVNALEDEVGHILADQLLFAEDKGLRDIEFSVYVNGGAIECRRS, from the coding sequence ATGGCGGTATGGCAGGAAAATCTCAAAAGATTACTGAACCAGAAGGAGGTACTCATCCTTCACGGTAATATAAGGGATACGGCTTACATAAAAGATGATGGAAGCCTGATAAGGGGTCTGACGGATCTAATAAACAGTATCGGGGCGGAACTGGGTTATGACAGAACGGTCAGCTGGGGAACTTTTTTTGACCATGAGGAACGGGGGCACTCACCAATATGGTCCCTTGAGAGGATAACGCCGCTAAAGGGAGGTCAACCTGATATACGTGAAACCGAAAGCCAGGACAGGGTCAGTGACGTCCTCCACAGGTGGCTGGAAGATGAAGTGAAATCCATTGACGAAAGAACAATATTCGTCATAAACTATATCGATAAAATTACAGGGTACTGCCCTGATGGGATGTATTCGCAGGATACAGCAGAGCTTGTAACGATTATACAGAAAATAATAGAGAATATTTCTGAAAATAACCGCCTCATAATGGTATCACTCAGAGACACAATGGTCCCTGTTGAATATTACACCAACTCCCCCAGAGTTGCAGTCATGGAGATACCGCTTCCTGATAAAACAGAAAGGCACCTTTACTACTCCACATCACTCTCCTTAAACAATGTCCAGTCAGACCAGATCGATCTTCTCTCTAACATAACAGAGGGCCTCTACATGAAGGACCTCGAAAACATCCTAAGTGATGTTTTGGCAGAAATAGATGAAAATGGGGAATTATCATCCTCAACACTTAAAAAAATAGTAAACAGGTACCGTATAGGGACGGAAGAAGATCCATGGAGCAGAATACCTCTCATTGGACCACCCAAAGGGCTCATAGATTCGGCTGAAAACTGGTTTCTTGAGAGGGTTATCGGGCAGGACCATGCTGTAAGAGAAATAGTGAATGCCATAAAGAAAGCCCGTGCAGGCGTTGTGGGGCTTGCATCAGGAGGACAATCGAAACCAAAAGCAGCATTTTTCTTTGCGGGACCCACAGGTGTTGGAAAAACATTTCTGGCAAAAAAACTTGCAGAGTATCTTTTTGATACCGAAGAAGCGTTTCTTAGATTTGACATGAGTGAATTCAAAGAGGAACATACAGTATCAAAGCTCATAGGTTCCCCTCCTGGTTATATTGGTTACGATGAGGGCGGACAGTTAACAAAGGCCATAAAGAACAGACCATTTTCTGTGATACTTTTTGATGAGATTGAAAAGGCACACCCAAAGATTCTGGATATATTCCTTCAGATCCTTGATGATGGTCGTCTAACTGACAGCAGGGGACAGACGGTATTCTTTACAGAAAGTGTGATAATATTTACATCCAATATAGGGACAAGGACTGTAGACAGCAGGGGGAATCCAGTATCCGAACAGAATGAACTTGATGATATAATAAACGACAGAAGCCTTTCTGAGTCCGAAAGGGATAGGCGAGTAAGGGAACACTTTACCAGGGCCGTAAGAGAATTTTTTACACATGAAATATCAAGAAGAGAGCTTCTAAACAGAATAGGTTCACACATAATTGCATTTAATTATCTGGATAAGGCGAATTTTCAGAGGGGTATCATTCAAAGCAAACTTGAAGATCTTTCAGATAACTTCCGTGACAAGTTTTCCAATAAGGGTTATAGACTTAATTTCCAGGAAGAGGTGGTTGATTATTTCCTTAAGAAACATGCGGATTCAATATCAGAATTTGGTGGCAGAGGACTTGTCAATGCACTTGAAGATGAAGTGGGGCATATACTGGCGGACCAATTACTCTTTGCTGAAGATAAGGGGCTCAGGGATATAGAATTCAGCGTATATGTTAACGGTGGGGCAATTGAATGTCGGAGATCATGA
- a CDS encoding 4Fe-4S single cluster domain-containing protein, translating into MGKLRIGRCLISTNVNGPGKRFVIWFQGCPLRCRGCFNPEFQEECGGVLLETDTLIETIFSIKDKIEGVTFTGGEPMAQAEELVNLASAVKSMGLTLVCFTGYEIEEILEGKIGGKELLEFIDILIDGRYVEEESAPLLWRGSKNQRVHFLTDRYAHLEGTVNECSLREVELKICDDGVYITGMFDWDFWEEFKREVN; encoded by the coding sequence ATGGGAAAGTTAAGGATTGGCAGGTGCCTGATTTCCACCAATGTCAATGGACCTGGAAAAAGGTTTGTTATATGGTTTCAGGGTTGTCCACTTCGTTGCAGGGGTTGCTTCAACCCGGAATTCCAGGAGGAATGTGGGGGTGTTTTATTAGAAACTGATACTTTGATTGAAACCATCTTCAGTATTAAGGATAAAATAGAGGGTGTTACATTCACTGGTGGCGAGCCGATGGCTCAGGCTGAGGAGCTGGTAAATCTCGCTTCTGCCGTTAAGTCCATGGGCCTTACACTGGTATGTTTTACTGGATATGAGATTGAAGAGATTCTCGAAGGCAAAATAGGGGGGAAAGAACTTCTTGAGTTTATAGATATACTCATAGATGGCAGGTATGTTGAAGAAGAAAGCGCGCCCCTTCTATGGCGCGGTAGCAAAAATCAAAGAGTCCATTTTCTAACAGATCGCTATGCCCATCTTGAGGGCACAGTTAATGAATGCTCTTTAAGGGAGGTGGAACTCAAAATATGTGACGATGGTGTTTACATTACGGGAATGTTTGACTGGGATTTCTGGGAGGAATTCAAGAGGGAGGTTAATTAA